The nucleotide sequence ATTAAAAGCATCACACCAAACATAATGCCAATCATTCCGAAAAACGCTGCAATCAACATGAACGCAAATCGGAGCAAACGTGCCCCAGCCGCAAAATCTTGATTCGGTAGGATGAACGAAGAAATTGCCGTTAACGCCACGACGATAACCATGATATTACTAACTAAACCCGCTTCAACTGCCGCTTGTCCGATAACGATACCACCGACAATCCCCACTGTTTGACCGATTGGAGCAGGGAGCCTTAATCCAGCTTCCCGCAACGTTTCCAGTGTAACTTCCATGATATAAGCTTCAATAATAGGTGGAAGCGGAACCCGCTCTCGTGATTCCGCTACTGATACATATAAGTTGATGGGGATAACTTCATAATGAAACGATAATACCGCAATATATATCGACGGAAGTAAAATGGATAAGAAAAACGCCGCAAATCGTAAGAAACGAATAAACGACACGACGCTCCATCGCAAATTGTAATCATCTACCGTATGAAAAAAGGAAGCAAAATTACTCGGCCCAACTAGTACACCAGATGAATGATCCATAAACATCGCTATTCTTCCTTGTAAAAGGTGCATACTCACCGTATCCGGTCGCTCAGTCGTTAAAAATTGTGGGAAAGGTGAATACGGATTATCTTCAATCATTTCCTCCAATCCCCCGATGGTTAAGAGCGTATCGACATCTACTTTTTTTAATCGGTTCTCTAGCTCAACCAACACATCCCCATGGACTAAATCATCTAAAAACATAAGGGAAACGGTACATTTTTTCCGTCGCCCAAGTTGATAATGTTTGATTTTTAAGCTTTGACCATCGACATATTGCCGCACCATTGAAATATTATCTTCCCGCACTTCGATAAAGCCGAGATGCGTCCCCTTCAGCATCGACTCCGTTTGCGGCTCTTCAATCGAGCGCTTCGGAACGCCGCTCGTTGAAAACACAAACAATTTGTTGACACCATCTATAAATAAAATCGTATGTCCCTTCAACAACAAATCGTAAATCGAATCGATGACAATCTCATCATTCGCATGGTATTCGTATAGGGTAGCTAGCGGATTAAACGAATCAGAGTGATCCTCATACATTAATGGATGTAAAATTTTTTCCTGAACCTTTTGCTCATCCACTAACCCATTCACATACAAAATCTCCGCTTCTTTATGAGAATTAATTAAAAAGCGGCGGTAAGCCAAATGCGAGATCTGCAGTTGGTCCTTTAAAAAACGTAAATTTTCACCTAAAGTGAAGCTACACGGCATTTGCGTAACAGGCTTCGATTGTTTTGATTCCGTTGAAAAAAGCATCTTTTTCCACCATTGATTCCGCATAACACTTCCCTCACTTTTAGGCGTAGTTTCCCTTATTGTTTTCACACATTGGAAATTTATGCACGACTTAGCGAGTGAAAGGAAGAAAAGTATAAGTTTTGGGATTTGAAATGTTGGCGATGCATAGTTAAAGTTTCCGTTGTTTCGGCCGAAGTTCTAAGGTTTGGCCCAAGGGCACGAGCTTTCCGCCCAAGTTTCTGAATCTCCGCCCGAATGACCAAACTCTACGCCCAAATTTCAAAGTCTTCCCCAAAAAATTTTACACACAAAAAGGCTTGGACCTTTTTTAATAAGTAGTTCCGATAATGTGGAGAAAATCTAAAAAACGTTTAATTAACACATAAAAACGCTTGGAAACCCAAGCGTTTTTATATTTTTTCTTTTCGGCTAAAATAAGGACCACACCAACCTGTTTCGTGTGTTATTACAAAAGTCCAACGAAAATGTTTATCTACAATGTACATATCTATACCAGTTTCATCTGTTAAGTCGTCGGTGTTAAACATTGAAGCATTTTCAAGGAGTAAGGCGTATTCGGAATCTTGGAAGAAGATATAACATTTATTTTTTGGCTCATTGTTAAAAGCCTCTTCAGCTTTTTCACCTTCAAGACAATCCTTCTTCTTATAGCTGAATAGATGCCATAGATAGCCGCCAAAACCCCCGTTATCGAATAAATAAATTTTCCTTTTTTCTTTATCACTAAGATGATTGGCGAAATTTTTCTCCCATTCCTTCTGTAAATACGTTCCCCATTTCGGTATTTCTTTTACCTTAATGTTTTTGTTTTTCAATTTATCTACTAAGTCCATTAGAATCCCCTCAAGCCTTTTTTATTGAAGCTCCTCTATGAAATGTTTTACTTCTTTTGGTGATTTTAATATAATGACTTTCTTATGAGCAGATAGTTGTGTAAGTTTCTTTACGATGTCTGGTCTCTTCGTTTTAGGGTAATACCATATCCATTTGTAAAAATCAAAGTCGAATTTTTCTTTGCAACCTTCTGCCATGTCCGGTCTTGATTTGTTTCGATACTGCCACATTCTTTTCAATGCACGATATATACAAATTGTCCGATGAATATCAAGGAAAATGATCGTATCTGCCGCGTTAAGTCTTATATCCATCGTTCCTCCGTAGTTCCCATCAATTATCCACTCTTCTTTTTTCACTAAATCGTTTTGGACTTTTCTTTGTTCATCTTTAGGGACACCTTCTCAATTAGGCTTCCAAAATAGCGTATCAAGATGATATACATCGATTCCTAATTTTACACCTAATTTCCTTGCTAATGTTGATTTCCCAGCCCCTCCTGAACCAATTAACATTATTTTTTTCATAAAATCCCCCCTTTGTGCATCCAGCGTTTTATTTTAACATGAAATTACCATTATCTTCATATAAAAAGTAGACCAAATCATATGCGATTTGGTCTACTTTACTTCATTTAAGAACCTTCGTATTTTTTTAGTGCTAGTTTTAACGCGCGCAGTCCTTCGTCAATTTGCTCTTTTGATACGGTTAGTGGTGGGATCATACGAATGACTTCCCCTTTGTTTCCGCATAAATAAAAGAGTGTTCCTTCTTCTAAAGCATAGTCTAATATTTGTAGGACACCTTCTCCGTCCGGTTCTCCGGTTAGTGGATTTGCCATTTCGATTCCGATCATTAATCCAATTTGACGAACATCTTTAATGGAACGATATTGTTCTTTCAATTCTTCTAACTGTTGTTTCGCATATGCGCCCATTTCTTTTGCATTTTGTAGCAGGCCTTCTTCCCGAATGACATCAATGACTGCAAGCGACACTTCGCATGCGAGTGGGTTTCCTCCAAATGTCGTAGCATGGCTCCCAAGTGGCCATTGTTTCATTAGCTGTTCAGATGCAGCTGTCACCCCTAACGGAAGGCCGTTTGCAATTCCTTTTGCGAGAGCCATAATATCCGGTACGACGTCAAATGTTTGGGCCGCAAACCATTCTCCCGTACGTCCAAAGCCAGTTTGAACTTCGTCAAAGATTAATAGAATGCCATGCTGATCACAAATCGTACGGATTTTTTGCACCCATGCTTTCGGCGGTACGATGTAGCCCCCTTCACCAAGAACGGGCTCTAAAATAATGGCAGCAATTTCTTCTGGTTGAACTTGATGGTTAAATAGCCGTTCGAAATCTTTTTCAAGTTTAGCGACAGCTTCCCACTCTGTTTTCGTTTCTTGTGGGTCATAGTAAGGAATTTGATACGTCAACCCGTTCGGTTGTAAATATTTTCGATATTTGCTTTTCGATGTGCTCACACTTAGTGCACCGAGTGTCCGCCCGTGAAAACAGCCAGTAAACGAGACGACATACGGACGATTTGTCACATGCTTCGCTAATTTTAAAGCCCCTTCGATTGCTTCTGTACCACTGTTTCCAAAAAAGAAGCAATCAATATCCCCCGGTGTAATTTCCGCTAATTCATCTGCAAGGCGTAAAATAGACTCATACATAATGACCCCTGAAGGTCCATGAAGAAGAGAGTCCGCCCCTTTTTTCACCGCTTCCACTACTTTCGGATGACGGTGCCCGACGTTTGTAACGGCAATCCCAGATGTAAAATCTAAATACTTTCGCCCATCAAGGCCGTAATAGTAGCACCCTTCTTCTTTTACAACCGGCAAGTTCGGATGGTCCTTCGCCATTCCTGGTGCTAAACGGTTCGATAATTTATTTAATAAACCATTCCATTGTTCTTGAAACATTGATACATCTCTAGCCATTTAAAATACTCCTTTCACGTTCCCAATTCGATTTAAAAAAACATGTAAGCCATTACCGTCACAATCGGAAGTGTAATAATTGTCCGTTGTAAAAAGATCACGAATAGCTCGAAAAAGCTAATTGGAATTTTTGACTTTAATAGAAGAACACCGATTTCGGACATATAAATTAGTTGTGTTAACGACATCACCGCAATGACAAAGCGGGTAATTTCACTTTCGATTCCTGAACCGATAACCGCTGGTAAAAACATATCCGCAAAACCAACTAGCATGGCAGGTGCAGCTTTCGATGCTTCCGGCAGTTGTAGTAACTCTAAGATCGGAACGAACGGATACGATAAAATCGAAAAGATTGGTGTGTATTCCGCTAAAATTAGTGCGATCGTACCGAGCGCCATTACGAGCGGAATGAGTCCGAAGTAGATGTCAATAACGCTGACAATACTCTTTTTAATGACTTGCCCTGCACTTTTTACGTCGCTTGCTTTCTCAACTGCTTTATCAACTGCCCATTGAAATTTCGTTACCCCACTTGGCACTTCCTCGGAAATCTTTTGACCGACCGGTTCATAGTATTCATCCTTTTTGCGCGAAAGGGGTGGAATGCGCGGACAAATGATTGCCGCCACAATCCCCGCAACAACAACCGTTACGTAAAACGGAACAAACATATGCTCAAGATTAATAAATTGAATGATTACAAGACTAAATGCGATTGAAGCAACGGAGAAATTCGTCGCAATTACCGCCGCTTCTCGCTTCGTATAATATCCCTCTTCAAACTGCTTCGTTGTAATTAAAACACCGACCGTTCCACTTCCCATCCACGATGCGAGCGCATCGACTGATGAGCGGCCCGGTAGCTTAAAAACCGGACGCATAATGTCACGAACGAGCGTCCCGATAAAGTCCATCAATCCGAAGTCCATTAAAAGTGGCATTAAAAGAGCAGCAAATAAAAACCATGTCATTAAAACGGGAATTAATGCGTATAAAACAGTCCCTCCCGTAAAATCTGACCAAATGATTTCAGGTCCCCATTTCATATACGTCATGAGAGCAAAAACAAAACCGAGTATACGTGAAATGAACCAGAACGGCTGTACGTCAAACAACCCTTTTAAGAACGGTGAAGACATAATAACGTTCGGCTTTAGCCACTTAGCTACGATTGTTAAAACGACCGACAAAAATAAAATCATCGTCATAATGAGTGGCAATGTACTTGCTAAAGAAGCTTGCACCGTTTCAGCGAACACTCCAACTCCAATTGTCCATTTCCCTTTATAAAATACTGGTACTAAAAATAGTAAGACCCCTATTACTGATGGTAAAAGAAATTTTACATAAGCAGATTTTGAATATGATGCTGACTTGTTTTGTATTTCGTGTTTTTGTAATTCCATCGTAAGTCCCCCCTTCAAGTCATTCAATAAATATACATGCAAGTTCTATGCCAATATTTTAGAGGTTGTATTTTTTTAATTTTCTGACAGCGGTAGGTTGACTAATACCCAATTTCTCTGCGATTTTCGTCGTTGTTCCATAGCGCTCCTTCGCTTCTTTTAACACGTTGTACTCCACTTCGCTTAAGACTTCGTCAAGCGTTTTTTCTGTATATGATACTTCCGGCATTACCTGTGGCATGTCCATTCGCATCGCTTCTGGCAAGTAATCAATTGTAATGAGCTTCGTTGGAGACGTGACCACAAGTCGTTCCATAACGTTCATCAGCTCACGTACATTCCCTTTCCACGGGTTTTGTAAAAGTTGGTACAGCACGCCTTCATCTAATTCTCGCTTCCGATTATATTTTTCATTAAAGTATTGAAGAAAGTAGTGAATTAACGGAACGAGGTCACCCGTTCTCTCTCTTAATGGCGGAATGGTTATCGGAACGACGTGAAGGCGAAAATATAAGTCTTCACGAAATTTTCCTTCATCCACTAAGCGTCGTAAATCTTGATTCGTAGCTGCAATTAACCGGAAATCGACCGTTCGCTCCTTCGTTCCACCAACTCGATAAAACTTTTTATTTTGAATGAGCGATAACAATTTCACTTGGTGCTCAAGCGACAATTCGCCGACTTCATCTAAAAATAGCGTCCCGCCATCCGCAAGCTCAGCAAGACCTGGCTTCCCTTGTCGTTTCGCTCCAGAAAACGCTCCTCCTTCATACCCAAAAAACTCCGCCTCGAACAAGCTCGCAGGAATTGCTCCACAATTCACTTCAATAAATGGGCCCTCTGATCGGCTGCTTCGTTTATGTATGTCTTTAGCAAACATCGTCTTTCCTACCCCAGATTCCCCAAGCAACAACACGTTCACATCCACATCAGCGACGCGACGCGCAATTTGAACACTTCGTTTCATGACTGGGTCCTGTGCGATAAACCCATCTTCTCCGACACGCTCACTCTTTAAATTTTCAAGCTCAAGCTTTACCCGATCCATTTCATCTTGCATTTTCTCTAAGTACTTCTTCATATTGAGAAGCTCGGTTAAATCGTAGGAAAAGCTGACGATACGGTAGATTTCTCCCTCATCGTCAAACACTGGAATTCCTGTAATTAAAAGCTTTTTCCCTGTCAACGTTTGCTGAACAACCGTCACCCGGTCGCGCTTATCAAGTACTAGCGGTGTAACAAGCGGGGTAAATATTCCGCGTCGCTCCAAATCGTAAACGGATTGTCCAATCAACTCATCTTCCTTCATCCCATATATGTCAGCAGTTACCTTCGTTGCCCGTATAATCGTCCCATCCGTACTCGTAACCATAAAATCTTCTTTTATGGCATTTAATATCGCTTCCGTTTCTTCGAGATAATCTTTCAACACCTTCACCCATTTCATTCCAATATTCATTTATGAATATTCTATTCGATTTTGAATAAG is from Bacillus kexueae and encodes:
- a CDS encoding aspartate aminotransferase family protein, which produces MFQEQWNGLLNKLSNRLAPGMAKDHPNLPVVKEEGCYYYGLDGRKYLDFTSGIAVTNVGHRHPKVVEAVKKGADSLLHGPSGVIMYESILRLADELAEITPGDIDCFFFGNSGTEAIEGALKLAKHVTNRPYVVSFTGCFHGRTLGALSVSTSKSKYRKYLQPNGLTYQIPYYDPQETKTEWEAVAKLEKDFERLFNHQVQPEEIAAIILEPVLGEGGYIVPPKAWVQKIRTICDQHGILLIFDEVQTGFGRTGEWFAAQTFDVVPDIMALAKGIANGLPLGVTAASEQLMKQWPLGSHATTFGGNPLACEVSLAVIDVIREEGLLQNAKEMGAYAKQQLEELKEQYRSIKDVRQIGLMIGIEMANPLTGEPDGEGVLQILDYALEEGTLFYLCGNKGEVIRMIPPLTVSKEQIDEGLRALKLALKKYEGS
- a CDS encoding spore germination protein; the encoded protein is MRNQWWKKMLFSTESKQSKPVTQMPCSFTLGENLRFLKDQLQISHLAYRRFLINSHKEAEILYVNGLVDEQKVQEKILHPLMYEDHSDSFNPLATLYEYHANDEIVIDSIYDLLLKGHTILFIDGVNKLFVFSTSGVPKRSIEEPQTESMLKGTHLGFIEVREDNISMVRQYVDGQSLKIKHYQLGRRKKCTVSLMFLDDLVHGDVLVELENRLKKVDVDTLLTIGGLEEMIEDNPYSPFPQFLTTERPDTVSMHLLQGRIAMFMDHSSGVLVGPSNFASFFHTVDDYNLRWSVVSFIRFLRFAAFFLSILLPSIYIAVLSFHYEVIPINLYVSVAESRERVPLPPIIEAYIMEVTLETLREAGLRLPAPIGQTVGIVGGIVIGQAAVEAGLVSNIMVIVVALTAISSFILPNQDFAAGARLLRFAFMLIAAFFGMIGIMFGVMLLIGHLIALESLGTPYGNPFSPTRFKYWGDLILRLPKMGTKFVKHQKK
- a CDS encoding DUF4275 family protein, translated to MDLVDKLKNKNIKVKEIPKWGTYLQKEWEKNFANHLSDKEKRKIYLFDNGGFGGYLWHLFSYKKKDCLEGEKAEEAFNNEPKNKCYIFFQDSEYALLLENASMFNTDDLTDETGIDMYIVDKHFRWTFVITHETGWCGPYFSRKEKI
- a CDS encoding sigma-54 interaction domain-containing protein; amino-acid sequence: MNIGMKWVKVLKDYLEETEAILNAIKEDFMVTSTDGTIIRATKVTADIYGMKEDELIGQSVYDLERRGIFTPLVTPLVLDKRDRVTVVQQTLTGKKLLITGIPVFDDEGEIYRIVSFSYDLTELLNMKKYLEKMQDEMDRVKLELENLKSERVGEDGFIAQDPVMKRSVQIARRVADVDVNVLLLGESGVGKTMFAKDIHKRSSRSEGPFIEVNCGAIPASLFEAEFFGYEGGAFSGAKRQGKPGLAELADGGTLFLDEVGELSLEHQVKLLSLIQNKKFYRVGGTKERTVDFRLIAATNQDLRRLVDEGKFREDLYFRLHVVPITIPPLRERTGDLVPLIHYFLQYFNEKYNRKRELDEGVLYQLLQNPWKGNVRELMNVMERLVVTSPTKLITIDYLPEAMRMDMPQVMPEVSYTEKTLDEVLSEVEYNVLKEAKERYGTTTKIAEKLGISQPTAVRKLKKYNL
- a CDS encoding YjiH family protein, whose protein sequence is MELQKHEIQNKSASYSKSAYVKFLLPSVIGVLLFLVPVFYKGKWTIGVGVFAETVQASLASTLPLIMTMILFLSVVLTIVAKWLKPNVIMSSPFLKGLFDVQPFWFISRILGFVFALMTYMKWGPEIIWSDFTGGTVLYALIPVLMTWFLFAALLMPLLMDFGLMDFIGTLVRDIMRPVFKLPGRSSVDALASWMGSGTVGVLITTKQFEEGYYTKREAAVIATNFSVASIAFSLVIIQFINLEHMFVPFYVTVVVAGIVAAIICPRIPPLSRKKDEYYEPVGQKISEEVPSGVTKFQWAVDKAVEKASDVKSAGQVIKKSIVSVIDIYFGLIPLVMALGTIALILAEYTPIFSILSYPFVPILELLQLPEASKAAPAMLVGFADMFLPAVIGSGIESEITRFVIAVMSLTQLIYMSEIGVLLLKSKIPISFFELFVIFLQRTIITLPIVTVMAYMFF